In Caldalkalibacillus uzonensis, the following are encoded in one genomic region:
- a CDS encoding MarR family winged helix-turn-helix transcriptional regulator, which translates to MHREELAMYIGRLERSFYTIMRMLGPELSEHLEEGLTGDQYFLLTILQNKGRMTSSELAREFRVRPSAITAMVDRMIKNEIVTRERDGRDRRVVYIKMTEKGQRVLEKSLRKRNEIMEKYLSQLERSELESLVKVYEKLATIIVKAKAEGEQS; encoded by the coding sequence ATGCATAGAGAAGAGTTAGCAATGTACATTGGCCGTTTGGAACGGTCGTTCTATACCATTATGCGCATGCTTGGGCCTGAATTATCCGAACATCTAGAGGAAGGCTTGACAGGCGATCAATATTTTTTATTGACAATCCTCCAAAACAAAGGACGCATGACCTCATCAGAGCTAGCTAGAGAATTTCGAGTAAGACCCAGTGCGATTACGGCAATGGTTGACCGCATGATAAAAAATGAAATTGTGACAAGAGAAAGGGATGGAAGAGATCGGCGTGTCGTTTATATCAAAATGACCGAAAAGGGACAAAGGGTTCTCGAGAAGTCTCTTCGCAAGCGAAACGAAATCATGGAAAAATATTTGTCTCAGTTAGAACGTTCTGAACTGGAGAGTTTAGTTAAGGTGTATGAAAAATTAGCAACTATTATTGTTAAAGCTAAGGCGGAGGGAGAACAATCATGA